AATCGTATTTCTTGCGCCTTCTGCCATATCAGCTGCTATTATAGACGCCAAAGGAAACAGGTCCTTTAATTTATAATTTAAAAAAATTTGCTTAATTGCATAGGTCCCCCCAAGATGCCCTAAAATAAAACAAAGCAGTATGGCAATATAAATCCCTTTTTTGTTCGAGACAAACTTTTTCATGATAAATTCTCCATTCTATAACCCATTCCATAAACAGACTTAATTTCGAATCCGATATTTTCCTGCGGTAATTTTTTTCTCATTCTTTTTATCAGATGATCTACGGCTCTTGTATCGCCAAAATAGTCATAGCACCATACTTTATTCAAAATTTGTTCTCTTGATAATACTTTATTTTTATTGATCGCAAAAAAAATTAATAATTCAATTTCTTTTGGCGTAAATTCCATTTTCTTACCCCGAATTTGTACCTCAAAGGTGCTTTGGTCAATCTTCATTTCACCTATAGTCAAAATCTCTCCTTGTTTCGCTAATGCATAATTCACCCGCTTCAATATGGTTTTTACGTGAGCAATGACTTCCCGGGGTGAAAATGGTTTTGTAATAT
This DNA window, taken from Paenibacillus kribbensis, encodes the following:
- a CDS encoding response regulator transcription factor, translating into MLEKVKVLICDDNVAVHESISAYLLAESMEFESVYNGEDALIQLKQERFDLVILDIMLPGLFGTEVCRNIRKESDVPIIMLSAKDEEFDRILGLELGADDYITKPFSPREVIAHVKTILKRVNYALAKQGEILTIGEMKIDQSTFEVQIRGKKMEFTPKEIELLIFFAINKNKVLSREQILNKVWCYDYFGDTRAVDHLIKRMRKKLPQENIGFEIKSVYGMGYRMENLS